In Deinococcota bacterium, the DNA window AGGCCCTCGTACCAGGGCCAGTAGTCGTAGGGGTCGTCCCAGTCGACGATCGCGGCGGAGTGGACGCCCACGAAGCCGCCGCCGGCCCGGATGTAGCGCTCGAAGGCCGCCTGCTGCGCCGCGTCCAGCGTCCGCCCCGAGGGCATGAGGAAGATGACGGCGTCGTAAGCCGCGAGCCTGTCGTCGGTAAAGACGCCCGCGTCCTCGCTGTGGTCCACGGCGAAGCCGTTCGCCGCGCCGAGCGCCGCCACCGCCGCCACCGCCGCCTCGGTGACCTCGTTGCGGTAGAGCGCGGTCTTGCTGAAGGTGAGCACGCGGAAGGAGGCGCTCGCTGCCGCGACCGTCAGCTCGAGCCGCGCCGTCTCCGAGAGCCTACCGCTCGCGCCGCGCACGCCGAGCCGGTAGCTGCCCGCCGGCACCTCGGCGGCGACGCGCAGGGTCATGG includes these proteins:
- a CDS encoding ThuA domain-containing protein produces the protein MTLRVAAEVPAGSYRLGVRGASGRLSETARLELTVAAASASFRVLTFSKTALYRNEVTEAAVAAVAALGAANGFAVDHSEDAGVFTDDRLAAYDAVIFLMPSGRTLDAAQQAAFERYIRAGGGFVGVHSAAIVDWDDPYDYWPWYEGLVGAYFHDHSDVQPHTIIVEDRTHPSTAHLPGRWEHTDEIYNFFKHPRDNPNLHILLKIDVSSVPGNDPGNHEYRSTTMGSDHPVAWYQDYDGGRSWYTSMGDTFESWQSDALFLQHILGGILYAAGR